A window from Marinobacter salsuginis encodes these proteins:
- the sucC gene encoding ADP-forming succinate--CoA ligase subunit beta, giving the protein MNLHEYQGKQLFAEYGLPVSKGIACDTPKEAVAAADEIGGDGWVVKAQVHAGGRGKAGGVKLVKSKDEIREFAEKWLGKNLVTYQTDENGQPVSKILVESLTDIDQELYLGAVVDRGTRRIVFMASTEGGVEIEKVAEETPEKILKAEIDPLVGAQPYQGRELAFKLGLEGKQIGQFTKIFIGLAKLFEECDLALVEINPLVITPAGDLHCLDAKVGVDGNALYRQKKIHEMHDPSQEDSREAEAAKWELNYVALEGNIGCMVNGAGLAMGTMDIIKLSGGQPANFLDVGGGATKERVSEAFKIILSDSNVKAVLVNIFGGIVRCDMIAEGIIGAVKEVGVKVPVVVRLEGNNAEKGTQVLADSGLNIIAATSLSNAAEQVVKAAGGK; this is encoded by the coding sequence ATGAATTTGCATGAATATCAGGGCAAGCAGCTTTTCGCTGAATATGGCCTGCCCGTATCCAAAGGCATTGCCTGTGATACTCCCAAGGAAGCAGTAGCAGCTGCTGACGAAATCGGCGGTGATGGTTGGGTAGTGAAGGCCCAGGTGCACGCAGGCGGCCGTGGTAAGGCTGGTGGCGTTAAGCTGGTTAAAAGCAAAGACGAGATCCGTGAGTTTGCCGAAAAGTGGTTGGGCAAGAACCTGGTAACCTACCAGACTGATGAAAATGGCCAGCCGGTCAGCAAGATTCTGGTTGAATCCCTCACCGACATCGACCAGGAACTGTACCTGGGCGCGGTCGTTGACCGTGGCACCCGTCGCATCGTGTTCATGGCCTCCACCGAAGGCGGTGTTGAGATCGAGAAGGTTGCCGAAGAGACGCCCGAGAAGATCCTGAAAGCCGAAATCGACCCACTGGTAGGCGCACAGCCTTACCAGGGCCGCGAGCTTGCGTTCAAGCTTGGCCTGGAAGGCAAGCAGATCGGTCAGTTCACCAAGATTTTCATTGGCCTGGCCAAGCTGTTCGAAGAGTGCGACCTCGCGCTGGTAGAGATCAACCCGCTGGTTATCACGCCGGCCGGTGATCTGCACTGCCTGGACGCCAAAGTCGGTGTTGACGGTAACGCGCTGTATCGCCAGAAGAAGATCCACGAGATGCACGATCCCTCCCAGGAAGATTCCCGGGAAGCGGAAGCGGCCAAGTGGGAGCTCAACTATGTGGCCCTGGAAGGCAACATTGGCTGCATGGTCAACGGTGCTGGTCTGGCAATGGGCACCATGGACATCATCAAGCTTTCTGGCGGCCAGCCTGCCAACTTCCTGGACGTTGGTGGCGGTGCAACCAAGGAGCGTGTTTCCGAAGCATTCAAGATCATCCTGTCTGACTCCAACGTCAAGGCGGTTCTGGTCAACATCTTCGGCGGTATCGTTCGTTGCGACATGATTGCAGAAGGCATCATCGGTGCCGTGAAGGAAGTCGGCGTCAAGGTTCCTGTTGTGGTTCGCCTTGAAGGCAACAACGCGGAGAAGGGTACTCAGGTACTCGCCGATAGCGGCCTGAACATCATTGCCGCTACCAGTCTGTCGAATGCGGCAGAGCAAGTTGTTAAAGCCGCAGGGGGTAAATAA
- a CDS encoding GGDEF domain-containing protein, translated as MKNIPSIHQSPSQPQKLAALRQAHQDWTNTPDVLARLTRRLSTTLSLEQQLAILAEELVAIIPFSSLNYRHRIGKQDFVYATGMGGPHRCEYRLSLEGVNYGTLVLQRRQRFTEQELEGIEIILGAAICPIRNACQYVAIEQASLTDSLTGIPNKRALDDALQRSSLLSERHGEPYSLVLCDLDHFKTINDTHGHVVGDHILQIAAAEIEKSIRTSDSVYRFGGEEFAILLPHTLEQDAKDVAERVRKAIAAIRVDGGEKELKVTTSCGVATFLPQEAPQAWLARADEALYRAKHQGRNCTRVFATIS; from the coding sequence GTGAAAAACATACCGTCGATCCATCAGTCTCCTTCCCAGCCCCAGAAACTGGCTGCGCTGCGTCAGGCACATCAGGACTGGACCAATACGCCGGATGTGCTCGCAAGACTGACACGACGGCTCTCGACTACCCTGTCGCTGGAGCAACAGCTGGCCATCCTGGCCGAAGAACTGGTCGCCATTATCCCGTTCAGTTCCCTCAACTACCGCCACCGGATCGGTAAACAGGATTTCGTCTATGCCACCGGAATGGGCGGCCCGCACCGCTGCGAGTATCGTCTGAGCCTTGAGGGAGTCAATTACGGGACTCTTGTGCTGCAACGCCGTCAGAGGTTCACCGAACAGGAGCTTGAAGGCATCGAGATAATTCTGGGCGCGGCCATCTGCCCGATTCGTAACGCCTGCCAGTACGTCGCCATTGAGCAGGCGTCTCTGACCGATTCCCTGACCGGCATTCCCAACAAACGCGCCCTGGATGACGCGCTTCAGCGCTCCAGCCTGTTGTCGGAAAGACATGGCGAACCATATTCACTTGTGCTCTGCGACCTGGATCATTTCAAAACGATCAACGACACACACGGTCACGTGGTAGGCGACCATATTCTGCAAATCGCGGCGGCGGAGATCGAGAAGTCCATCCGCACATCTGATTCAGTGTATCGCTTTGGTGGCGAGGAATTTGCCATCCTGCTGCCGCATACCTTGGAGCAGGATGCAAAAGATGTGGCGGAGCGGGTTCGCAAAGCGATCGCGGCCATCCGGGTGGATGGCGGAGAAAAGGAGCTGAAAGTCACAACCAGCTGTGGCGTTGCTACGTTTCTGCCCCAGGAAGCCCCGCAGGCCTGGCTAGCCAGGGCTGACGAAGCGCTCTATCGTGCCAAACACCAGGGTCGTAACTGCACCCGGGTGTTTGCCACCATTTCGTGA
- a CDS encoding tryptophan--tRNA ligase: MSSVDSQQRVLSGMRPTGKLHLGHYHGVLKNWVKLQHEFECFFFVADWHALTTNYDDPSGIEQSVWDMVIDWLAAGVNPGSSTMFIQSQVPEHAELHLLLSMITPLGWLERVPTFKDQQEKLREKDLATYGFLGYPLLQSADILVYRAGKVPVGADQVSHVEITREIARRFNHIYGREPGFEEQAEGAIVKMGKKNAKLYRNLKKRYQEEGDMDALETARALLKEQQNISLGDRERLYGYIEGGGKVILPEPQPLLTPESKLPGLDGQKMSKSYNNYIGLREEPDSVAQKVRTMQTDPQRVRRTDPGEPEKCPVWGMHKIYSDADTQEWVQTGCRSAGIGCLDCKKPLIDAIVEEQRPLHERAREYEGNPDLVHSILQEGREHARDAARDTLEEVRAAMGLHYR, encoded by the coding sequence TTGAGTTCTGTAGATTCCCAGCAAAGGGTTTTGTCCGGCATGCGTCCGACCGGCAAGCTTCACCTTGGCCACTACCACGGTGTGCTGAAAAACTGGGTTAAACTCCAGCATGAATTCGAATGCTTTTTCTTTGTGGCGGACTGGCACGCCCTGACCACCAACTATGACGACCCCTCTGGCATTGAGCAGAGCGTCTGGGACATGGTCATTGACTGGCTGGCGGCCGGTGTGAACCCGGGTTCGTCCACCATGTTTATTCAGTCACAGGTACCCGAGCACGCAGAATTGCACCTGTTGCTGTCGATGATTACGCCTCTCGGTTGGCTGGAACGTGTGCCGACCTTCAAGGACCAGCAGGAGAAACTGCGGGAGAAGGATCTGGCGACCTACGGATTTCTGGGTTACCCGTTGCTTCAGAGTGCAGACATTCTGGTTTACCGGGCAGGGAAGGTACCGGTCGGTGCCGATCAGGTGTCCCATGTTGAAATCACCCGGGAGATTGCCCGTCGGTTCAACCATATCTACGGTCGTGAGCCCGGATTCGAGGAGCAGGCAGAAGGCGCCATCGTGAAGATGGGCAAGAAAAACGCCAAGCTGTACCGCAATCTGAAGAAGCGGTACCAGGAAGAGGGCGACATGGACGCCCTGGAAACTGCTCGTGCGCTGTTGAAAGAACAGCAGAACATCTCCCTGGGCGATCGCGAACGTTTGTACGGCTACATCGAGGGTGGTGGCAAGGTGATTCTGCCAGAGCCGCAGCCGCTGCTGACACCGGAGTCCAAGTTGCCTGGTCTGGATGGGCAGAAAATGTCCAAGTCCTACAACAACTATATTGGACTGCGGGAGGAGCCGGACAGCGTTGCCCAGAAGGTCCGCACCATGCAAACCGATCCCCAGCGAGTCCGCCGTACGGATCCGGGTGAACCCGAGAAATGCCCGGTGTGGGGGATGCACAAGATCTATTCGGACGCGGACACCCAGGAGTGGGTACAGACCGGTTGTCGCAGTGCCGGCATTGGCTGCCTTGATTGCAAGAAGCCGTTGATTGACGCGATTGTAGAAGAGCAGCGACCGCTCCACGAGCGCGCGCGTGAGTATGAGGGCAACCCGGACCTGGTTCATTCCATTCTCCAGGAAGGTCGCGAACACGCCCGCGATGCTGCCAGAGATACCCTTGAGGAAGTCCGGGCGGCCATGGGGCTTCATTACCGCTGA
- a CDS encoding segregation and condensation protein A, with protein sequence MTEESTDQATPEAQDAGPEQSPLALVSGKPVVDLPKDLYIPPDALAVFLAAFEGPLDLLLYLIRRQNMNILDIDVSEITRQYMDYIGAVEAMRFELAAEYLVMAATLAEIKSRMLLPRQESDDEEEVDPRAELIRRLQQYERFKQAAEDIDELPRLERDNFAASAALPRMPSSQPHPDVDLREMLLALQGVLQRADLFTSHHVEREKLSTRERMSAILSVLQDDHFVTFESLFTVEEGRLGVVVTFLATLELVKEQLIEVVQAEVLGPIHVRARAAS encoded by the coding sequence ATGACCGAAGAATCCACCGATCAGGCGACGCCGGAAGCTCAGGACGCCGGCCCGGAGCAATCGCCCCTGGCGCTGGTGTCCGGCAAGCCGGTGGTGGATCTTCCCAAGGACCTGTACATTCCGCCGGATGCCCTGGCGGTCTTCCTTGCAGCGTTTGAAGGCCCGCTGGACCTTCTGCTGTACCTCATACGTCGCCAGAACATGAACATTCTGGACATCGACGTCAGCGAGATTACCCGGCAGTACATGGATTACATCGGTGCCGTCGAGGCCATGCGCTTTGAACTGGCTGCCGAATACCTGGTGATGGCGGCCACCCTGGCGGAAATCAAATCGCGGATGCTGTTACCTCGCCAGGAAAGCGACGATGAAGAAGAGGTCGATCCTCGTGCCGAACTGATTCGTCGGCTTCAGCAGTACGAACGGTTCAAGCAGGCCGCCGAGGATATCGACGAACTGCCGCGGCTGGAGCGGGATAACTTCGCAGCCTCGGCCGCCCTGCCCAGGATGCCGTCAAGTCAGCCCCATCCCGATGTGGATCTGAGGGAGATGCTGCTGGCCCTTCAGGGTGTTTTACAGCGCGCAGACCTGTTCACCAGTCACCATGTTGAGCGTGAGAAGCTGTCCACCCGTGAACGCATGTCGGCAATCCTTTCGGTGCTTCAGGATGACCATTTTGTGACCTTTGAGAGCCTGTTCACGGTCGAAGAGGGGCGGCTGGGGGTTGTTGTAACCTTCCTGGCGACGCTTGAGCTGGTCAAGGAGCAGTTGATCGAGGTGGTTCAGGCGGAAGTTCTCGGGCCGATTCATGTTCGCGCCAGGGCGGCAAGTTAG
- the rluB gene encoding 23S rRNA pseudouridine(2605) synthase RluB, giving the protein MAAERPNKPARPARDPASQGGPERIQKLLARAGVGSRREIEGWMEAGRLLVNGQPVAPGQKASVEDRFELDGKRLEVSGAAEVMRRVLIYNKPEGEVTTRKDPEGRPTVFDRLPRLKEHRWISIGRLDINTTGLVLFTTDGELANRLMHPSNQIDREYAVRIFGEVDDAMIERLLQGVLLEDGMAKFTDISPAGGSGMNRWFHVTLLEGRNREVRRLWESQGVRVSRLKRVRYGPIFLPSRLTVGKWEELDQRAVDTLSRTVGLESVEIPQKTPNEKAAHDRQRRKSPGRSGKKTPGNKWAVSDTKPARPAGRTPRPERARSKTPRG; this is encoded by the coding sequence ATGGCGGCAGAACGCCCCAACAAACCAGCCAGACCCGCCCGTGACCCAGCCAGTCAGGGCGGCCCTGAGCGTATTCAGAAATTGCTCGCCCGGGCAGGTGTTGGTTCGCGCCGGGAAATCGAGGGCTGGATGGAAGCCGGTCGTCTCCTGGTCAATGGACAACCGGTGGCACCAGGGCAGAAGGCGTCCGTCGAGGACCGTTTCGAGCTCGATGGCAAACGACTGGAAGTGTCCGGCGCGGCTGAAGTGATGCGACGGGTGCTGATTTATAACAAGCCCGAGGGCGAGGTCACGACCCGAAAGGACCCTGAGGGCAGACCGACGGTGTTTGATCGTTTGCCACGCCTTAAAGAGCATCGGTGGATCTCCATTGGTCGGCTTGATATCAACACCACCGGCCTGGTGCTGTTTACTACAGACGGTGAATTGGCGAACCGCCTGATGCATCCGTCCAACCAGATTGACCGGGAATACGCAGTGCGGATTTTCGGGGAAGTGGACGACGCCATGATCGAGCGACTGCTTCAGGGCGTTCTCCTGGAAGATGGCATGGCCAAGTTCACCGATATCTCTCCGGCCGGTGGCAGCGGTATGAATCGCTGGTTCCACGTTACCCTGCTGGAAGGGCGCAATCGGGAGGTGCGTCGCCTGTGGGAATCCCAGGGCGTTCGAGTCAGTCGGCTGAAACGCGTGCGTTACGGGCCGATCTTCCTGCCAAGCAGGCTGACCGTGGGAAAATGGGAAGAGCTGGATCAGCGGGCGGTAGATACCCTCAGTCGAACCGTTGGTCTCGAGTCGGTCGAGATTCCCCAGAAAACGCCAAACGAAAAGGCAGCCCATGATCGCCAGAGGCGCAAGAGCCCTGGCCGGTCCGGAAAGAAAACTCCTGGCAATAAATGGGCGGTCAGCGACACCAAGCCCGCCAGGCCCGCCGGGCGGACTCCCAGGCCAGAGAGAGCCCGAAGCAAGACGCCGCGGGGTTAA
- a CDS encoding GntR family transcriptional regulator: MRFQAPESLSEQIAQHLGQRIITRDLKPGERIQELKVSGELNVSRGSVREALLILERRHLIEIFPRRGAVVSSLTPESVNSLYDIYIDLLCMLGRKVLERWSGKELGGVMGQVRELQAVIDALNATSADAAEQVIDAGFGVMRYAYGLVENPFLEETLENFRPAISRTYFVALEHFREEIGETATFFRQLAEAAVDDDAERLQAVIQAFGEHQRQQVLTILRQEASA; encoded by the coding sequence ATGAGGTTTCAGGCCCCGGAAAGTCTGTCTGAACAAATTGCCCAGCATCTGGGGCAAAGAATCATCACGCGAGATCTCAAACCCGGCGAACGCATTCAGGAACTGAAAGTGTCGGGTGAACTGAATGTCAGCCGTGGCTCTGTGCGCGAAGCGCTACTTATTCTGGAGCGCCGCCATCTGATCGAAATTTTCCCGAGGCGGGGCGCGGTTGTCTCCAGCCTGACGCCGGAAAGCGTCAACAGCCTCTACGATATCTACATCGATCTTCTCTGCATGCTAGGGCGCAAGGTGCTTGAACGTTGGTCCGGCAAAGAGCTTGGCGGTGTCATGGGTCAGGTCCGTGAACTGCAGGCGGTCATTGACGCCCTCAACGCGACCAGCGCAGACGCTGCCGAGCAGGTCATCGACGCCGGATTCGGGGTAATGCGCTACGCCTACGGGCTGGTTGAGAACCCTTTTCTTGAGGAGACTCTCGAGAACTTCCGGCCGGCCATCAGCCGAACCTATTTTGTGGCGCTGGAGCACTTTCGGGAAGAAATCGGGGAAACCGCGACCTTCTTCCGGCAGTTGGCCGAGGCCGCCGTTGATGATGACGCGGAACGATTGCAAGCGGTCATACAGGCCTTTGGTGAACACCAGCGGCAGCAGGTGTTGACGATTCTCCGGCAGGAGGCGAGCGCCTGA
- the sucD gene encoding succinate--CoA ligase subunit alpha yields MSILINKDTKVICQGFTGAQGTFHSEQAIAYGTKMVGGVSPGKGGTEHLGLPVFNTVRDAVEATGAEATVIYVPAPFCKDAIIEAADAGIQLIVCITEGIPTIDMLYAKEYVDRKGVRMIGPNCPGVITPDECKIGIMPGHIHKKGKVGIVSRSGTLTYEAVKQTTDFGYGQSTCIGIGGDPIPGSNFIDILALLQEDPETEAIVMIGEIGGTAEEEAAAYIKQNVTKPVVSYIAGVTAPPGKRMGHAGAIISGGKGTADEKFAALEDAGVRTVRSLAEIGQALKEVTGW; encoded by the coding sequence ATGAGCATCCTGATTAACAAAGACACCAAGGTTATCTGTCAGGGCTTTACCGGCGCGCAGGGCACCTTCCACTCAGAGCAGGCGATTGCCTATGGCACCAAGATGGTTGGCGGCGTTAGCCCCGGCAAGGGTGGCACTGAGCACCTCGGCCTTCCGGTGTTCAACACCGTTCGTGACGCCGTTGAAGCAACCGGCGCAGAGGCGACCGTTATCTACGTACCGGCGCCTTTCTGTAAAGACGCTATTATCGAAGCCGCGGATGCCGGCATTCAGCTGATCGTCTGTATCACTGAAGGTATCCCGACCATCGATATGCTGTACGCCAAGGAATACGTGGATCGCAAGGGCGTTCGAATGATTGGTCCTAACTGCCCGGGTGTTATCACTCCGGACGAGTGCAAGATCGGCATCATGCCTGGCCACATCCACAAGAAGGGCAAGGTTGGTATCGTGTCCCGTTCAGGTACCCTGACTTACGAAGCGGTCAAGCAGACCACCGACTTCGGCTACGGTCAGTCCACCTGTATCGGTATCGGTGGCGACCCGATCCCGGGCTCCAACTTCATCGACATTCTGGCCCTGCTGCAGGAAGATCCTGAGACTGAAGCCATTGTGATGATTGGTGAGATCGGCGGTACCGCCGAAGAAGAAGCCGCGGCCTACATCAAGCAGAACGTCACCAAGCCGGTGGTTTCCTACATCGCTGGTGTTACTGCGCCTCCGGGCAAACGCATGGGCCACGCTGGCGCCATCATCTCCGGTGGTAAGGGTACTGCAGACGAGAAGTTTGCCGCCCTGGAAGACGCTGGCGTTCGCACCGTCCGCAGTCTGGCCGAGATCGGCCAGGCCCTGAAGGAAGTCACTGGCTGGTAA
- the scpB gene encoding SMC-Scp complex subunit ScpB has protein sequence MNEEHLLRIQAIAEAALLAAGKPLSLDQLRELFSEGERPARQVMEHVMVLLEAACEGRGFELKKVASGYRLQVREEYAPWVGRLFEEKPQRYSRALLETLALIAYRQPITRGEIEDIRGVTVSSNIIRTLLEREWVRVVGHRDVPGRPAMYATTKQFLDYFNLTGLDQLPPLNEVRDLEEIGREIEKNMQGEIEFESTTAENDDESSSQTLH, from the coding sequence ATGAACGAAGAGCACCTGCTGAGAATCCAGGCAATTGCCGAGGCCGCCCTGCTGGCGGCGGGCAAACCGCTGTCTCTTGACCAGCTGCGGGAATTGTTCAGTGAAGGGGAGCGGCCGGCGCGACAGGTCATGGAGCACGTCATGGTGCTTCTTGAAGCGGCCTGTGAAGGGCGAGGCTTCGAGCTGAAAAAGGTCGCCAGTGGCTACCGACTCCAGGTGCGTGAGGAGTATGCGCCCTGGGTGGGTCGACTGTTCGAGGAAAAGCCCCAGCGTTATTCACGGGCCTTGCTGGAGACCCTGGCACTGATTGCTTACCGACAGCCCATCACCCGGGGTGAAATCGAGGACATCCGGGGTGTTACGGTAAGCAGCAATATCATTCGTACACTGCTTGAGCGAGAGTGGGTGCGCGTCGTTGGGCATCGGGATGTCCCGGGGCGGCCGGCCATGTACGCGACCACGAAACAATTCCTGGATTACTTTAATCTCACGGGCCTGGACCAGCTACCGCCCCTGAATGAAGTCCGCGATCTTGAAGAAATCGGCCGGGAAATTGAAAAGAACATGCAGGGTGAGATCGAGTTCGAATCCACGACTGCCGAGAACGACGACGAATCTTCGAGCCAGACACTTCACTGA